Below is a genomic region from Helicobacter pylori.
CTTGTTGGATAACTATAGGCTCTGCCAAACCAAATTGATCCAATTCGTCTAATTTGAACGCTATATAGTTTTTAGAAAGTTTAGCGGTGGTGTCATCATTGAGCTTCACGCTAAAAAAATTCGCTTCCGCTTTAAGCACCTCAACGATCAACCCGCCTTGAGTGACAACTTTATCGCCCTTAGTCAAGCCCTCTATCATTTCTTTGTGCTTTTTTTGTTGCTGGCGTTGCGGTCGAACAATCAAAAAATAAAAAATAAGAAACAACACCACAAAGGGTAAAAGCGTCGTTAGAATTTCTTTAGTTTGTCCCATTTAATTCCCTTAAAAGATGTTTTAATCTCAAATTATAGCATTTTTAACTATTTCTTTAAAGCCGCTCTTTGGTTTAATAAAAATAAATACAAAGCCCCTATGATCCCAGAAATCAAAGATCCCAGTAAAATCGCAATTTTTGCCACTTCCATAGCGTCCTTATGCTCGCTTATGAAAGCCAAATTAGAAATAAACATAGACATGGTAAAGCCAATCCCTGCTAAAAGCCCAGCCCCCAAAATATGCCACCAGCTGATGCCTTTAGGGCGCGCGGTGATTTTAAGCTTTTCGCTTATAAAAGTGACGAGAAAAATCCCTAAAGGCTTGCCCAAACAAAGCCCTAAAATAACCCCTAAAAGCACCTTATCCACTTCTAAATTGATGCTAGAATCAACGCTCACCCCAGCGTTTGCAAACGCAAATAAGGGCATGATGAAATACCCGCTAATGGGGGCTAAAAAATGCTCCAATCTTTCTAAGGGGCTTTGTAAAGCGCTCGCTTTTTCTTCAATGGAATGCAAGATCTCTTGCTGTTCTTTGGTCAAAAGCGCTCCTGAACTCGTTTCTGCGTATCGCTTGCCCAGCTCTAAAAGCTCTACATTTTTAGAATCTTTAGGGATCTTCACCGGTATCATAAAAGCTAGAATCACTGCAGCAATCGTCGCATGGATACCGCTCTCATGCACGCAAAACCAAAGCAACACCCCTAAAAGCAAGTAAGGGATAAGCGAGCGGGTATTCAAGTGGTTTAATACAGCTAGAATGAGAACCACCCCTAAAGCCCCTAAAAGCCATGCGAATTTTAAATTCGTGGTATAAAAAAGCGCGATCACCACAATAGCCCCCAAGTCATCAGCCACCGCTAGAGTGATTAAAAAAACCTTTAAAGCGGTTGGCACCCTCTTGCCTAAAAGCATGATCACGCCCAAAGCGAACGCAATATCTGTCGCCATAGGGATCCCAAAACCATGCTGAGAAGGCGTGTTAGCGTTAAGAAAAAAATAAATCAATCCTGGGGCTATCATGCCCCCTATAGCCGCAATCACAGGAAAAGAAGCTTTTTTGAAACTGGATAGCTCCCCAAACAACAATTCTCGCTTGATCTCTAATCCTATCATTAAAAAAAATAACGCCATTAAAACATCATCAATCCAGTGATGCAAACTAAAGCCGATGAAAAAATCCCCTATTTGAAACCCAAAAGGGGTGTGCCATAGCGCAAAATAACTTTCTTTTAAAAACGAATTAGCCACCACCATCGCTAAAACAGCGTTTAAAAAGAGGAAAATCCCTCCAAAAGACTCGCTTTTAATGAAGTTTTTAAGCGTCACACTGAGCGCGTTTTCTGTTTTTTTGATATTCATAGACAACCTTAAAATTTTTAATTTCAAACCCATAATTTTTCAAGCAGTCTTTTATGAGCGTAAATAATGCCCGCTTGTATCTTAAAATGGGGGGCTTGAGTTTGCAAAAACGTAGCGTAATGAGACACTTGAGCCTTGTGGCTTTGCTGGTAATTTTGAGAGCTTTTATAATCTAAAACATACAAATTTTGCCCCTTATCCCACAATAAAACATCAATCCTAGATACAACTCCTTCAAATAAAAAAGCCGCTTCACCCTTTAGGGCCAAATTTTTAAAAAGAGCTTGTATCTCTGCATCGTTTTCAAAAAGCTCTAAACTTTCTTCTAACGCTTGGTGATCCAAACCATAAAAACCATGATGGTAGTTTAAATATTCTAAAACGCTTTTTTTAGGAATATTATAAGCGTATTGGTATTCTAACCCCTTGTGCAAGGCGATACCAAAGTTGATCGCTTCCTGGTCGTTATTCTTTTCATAATCGCTATCTGGCTCTTCTTCTATCTCTTGGACTTGCTCGCCATAGGCATGGGGTTTGATTACAACGCTTGCGATTAAAGGCTCTTTTTGAGGAGAAATAACCGGTGCGATTTCCCCCTCTTCTAAAGGCGCAAGATCCAATTTTTCGCGCATTCCTTTGTTTTCGCTTTCTTTTTGGTCTTTTTTTTGGCCTTTGTCTTTAGCCACGACAACCAGCCCTAACTCAGCCCTAGTGAATGCGACATAATACTTATTGGTTTCTTCACTCTCTTTAGCCGCTTCTTCTTTGTCTAAAGCCCTAGCGTAATCTTTATCCACCATCTCACGATTTTTCATCCTGTAATAAAGGCGAAGAAGCTCTGTGCCATTATATTCTTCAAGGAATTGATTGGAGTTATTGGATTTAGGCTTGCCCAAGCGTTCGCACACGATCACATAAGGGAATTGCATGCCTTTAGATTTATGGATGGTCATGATTTGAGCGCCTTTTAAATTGAAAGAAGCAATCTTTTTAGCCTCTAATTTTTCTAAAAATCCATCAGCGTCTTCGCACCCAACCGCCAACTCCAAGCAGATTTGTGCGCACTCTCCATAAAGCTCAAACAATTCCATCACCTTCCACACAAAGCCCGCCACGCTCTCTTTTTTGGGGTTGAAACCAGCTAAAGCGATCGCATCATCATGCAAATATCCAGCGAGTTTTAAAACGCTGTGCTTATAAAAGGGCTTGTAAGGTTCTTCAGCTAGAGCGTATTTTAAAGCGTTCTTAATGATTTTAGATTCTACAAATTGAGACAATTTAGCGCTAGATTCCGTGCTTGGGCGAATGGCGCTCAAATGCTCTTGCAAATAATTTTTGATTTCTAAAGCGTCATCATTAGTGGCACATAAAATGGTAATGTCTTTAGGCTCAATACGATGCTCTAAAAGGTTTTTAGCTTCTTGCAAGATTTGTTCTAACAACAATTCTCTTCCATCAGCCACTAAAGAAACTTTCACATAGCCGTCTGTAGCATGTTTATTACTGGAAGCTTTAGGGTATTTTTGATCCAAATAAGCGGTGGGGGAATCTTGATAAGCCTTTTTAAAAATGGTATTCACATAATTAATAATCAAAGGCGAACTGCGGTGGTTGAATTGTAAATTATCGTGGTAAAAATCCTTAGAAACGCTTTCAAACAAGGAGCTAAAACTCCCCCTAAAGGCATAAATGCTCTGTTTGACATCGCCCACAAAAAACACGCTCCTATTCCATTTAGCTTGCCCTATCCCGGCTTTAATCTCATCAATAAAAGGGGCTAAAATCTTATAATCGTTCAAGCTCGTGTCTTGAAATTCATCAATCAAAATGTGCACGATCTTGCTGTCCAATCTGAAATAAAAAAACTCCGCTGGCATTTCTTCATAACCATTCAATAAGGCATGGACTTTATCTTTAATCGCATCAAAATCCAGGGCTTGGATTTTAGAAGTGGCTTTATCATAAAGCTGGATGAATTTAGGGAATTTTTTAAACAATGCACTTTCTCTGGCTTCATAATAGCGTTTTAGATCGTTTTCAATTTCTTCGCATTCGCTCTCTAAAGTGGGGATTTCATCTTTGAATTTTTTGAAATAGCGGTATTCGCCCTTTTTTTTAAGCCAGGTTAAAGAGCTGTTTAAAAATCCCCTAAAATCATCGCATTTAATGGCTGTTTTAGCCTCATTTGATGCTGTTTCTATGTTTTGAATTTGTTGGTTTAAGCTTCTTAGTTTTTCTAAAAACCTCTCTTCATCAAATACAGGATCTTTCTTATTGGGATCAAATAAATAGAGCTTGTTTTTTAAAAAACGCAACCGCTCTAAAATAGAATCGCTTGTGTAACTATCATGGCTTAAGCATTGAGCGATAAAAACGCTCAATTCCTCAAGCTGTTCATTATTTAAAGCGCTCAAAAAACTCTCATTGAGCTGTTGCTGGTGCGCTTTTGTGTCTTCATTGACTTCAAAATTCGCGCTCAACCCCACAAACCAGCAAAATTTCCTTAAAATGCTTTGGAAAAACGCATCAATGGTGCTGATTCTAATTTCGGCGTTTAAAAAGCGTTGGTAGATTTCTTGAGCCCTATTTTGCACAAAACTAGGGTCTAAATGGTATTTTTCTTCTAATTCTTTTAGGATATTTTGGGATTTTTCTTTTTCTTTTTCATCTTCAAGATTTTCTTTTTGCAAGATTTTTAAATAGTCTAAAATGCGCTCTTTCATTTCGGCGGTGGCTTTTTTGGTGAAAGTGAGCGTTAAAATCTCGCTAGGATTAGCCCCCTTAAACAATAGGGCCAAAAACCGCACGCTCAAAGCGAAAGTCTTCCCGCTTCCTGCTGAAGCTTTTAAAGCCATGCATTGTCTTTTTGTATCCATTAGATCTATCCTAAAATTCTGTTTTGTCTTTATTATAACCTAAAAGCCTTTTTTACTTAAGCTAAAAAACCCTAATCTTTTGCTATAATCATAGGGTTTTGTCGTTTTTCTATCATTTTATAGGGATCAAAGGCAAAGACAGCGTCAAATTCACACATGCTAATCCTTGTATTTAGGTGTTCTTAAGAAACTTAAGAATCAAATGAGCATGGAGGAAGAGAACCAAAATAACTTTAAGGAGAATATTCTCATGGTAACCATGAAAGATTTATTAGAATGCGGTGTGCATTTTGGACACCAAACAAGGCGTTGGAACCCTAAAACCAAGAAATTCATTTTTGGCGTTAGGAAAAATATCCATATTATTGATTTGCAAAAAACTTTGCGCTATTTTAGATACACTTATAATATCGTGTGCGATGCGAGCGCTCAAGGCAAGAGCATCATGTTTGTAGGCACTAAAAAACAAGCCAATGAGACTTTGAAAGAATTTGCTGAAAGCATTCAAGTCCCTTATGTCAATTACCGCTGGCTTGGTGGCATGCTGACTAATTTTAGCACCATTAGAAAATCGGTGAGGAAATTAGAAATCATTGAAGAAATGGAAAATAGCGGTCAAATTGATTTATTGACTAAAAAAGAAAAACTCATGATTTTAAGGAAAAAAGAAAAGCTGGATAAATATCTTGGTGGGGTGCGCCACATGAAAAAAATCCCTGATATGATTTTTGTGATTGATGTGGCTAAAGAAAAAATCGCTGTCGCTGAAGCAAGAAAACTCCATATCCCTATCGTGGCTCCCTTAGACACTAACTGCGATCCTGATTTAGTGGATTACCCCATTCCTGGAAATGACGATGCGATCCGCTCTATTAGGCTATTTTGTAAAGAAATGAGCGAAGCGATTTTAGAGGGGCGAGAACTCATGCAAGAAGAAATCGTCCATGCGGATGAAAATAGCGAAGAGATAGAGTATGTGAGCAATGAAGAAAAAGAAGAAATGCTCGCTGAAATCCAAAAAGAAATCACTCAAGGAGCCGAATAATGTCAGGAATTAGCGCTCAATTAGTCAAAAAATTAAGAGACTTAACCGATGCGGGCATGATGGATTGCAAAAAAGCCCTTGTAGAAGTGGCTGGGGATTTGCAAAAGGCTATTGATTTCTTGCGCGAAAAAGGCTTGAGTAAAGCCGCTAAAAAGGCCGATAGGATCGCTGCTGAGGGCGTTATCGCTTTAGAAGTAGCGCCTGATTTTAAAAGTGCGATGATGGTAGAAATCAATAGCGAAACGGATTTTGTGGCTAAAAATGAGGGCTTTAAGGAATTGGTTAAAAAAACTTTAGAAACGATCAAAGCCCACAATATTCATACCACAGAAGAACTGCTTAAAAGCCCGTTAGACAACAAGCCTTTTGAAGAATATTTGCACTCTCAAATCGCTGTGATTGGTGAAAACATTCTAGTGAGAAAAATCGCTCATTTAAAAGCCCCTAGCTCTCATATCATCAACGGCTATGCGCATTCGAACGCCAGAGTGGGCGTGTTAATCGGTATAAAATACGATAATGAAAAAAACGCTCCAAAAGTAATTGAACTGGCCCGAAACATCGCTATGCATGCCGCAGCGATGAAACCTCAAGTATTAGACAGCAAAGACTTTAGCCTTGATTTTGTCAAAAAAGAAACTTTAGCCTTGATCGCTGAAATTGAAAAAGACAATGAAGAAGCTAAACGCTTGGGCAAACCTTTAAAAAACATTCCTACTTTTGGGAGCCGCATTGAATTGAGCGATGAAGTTTTAGCACACCAAAAGAAAGCCTTTGAAGACGAATTAAAAGCGCAAGGCAAGCCTGAAAAAATCTGGGATAAAATCGTTCCTGGAAAAATGGAAAGATTCATCGCTGACAACACCCTTATTGATCAACGCCTGACCCTTTTAGGGCAATTCTATGTCATGGACGATAAAAAGACTATCGCTCAAGTGGTTGCTGATTGCTCCAAAGAGTGGGATGACAATTTAGAAATCACTGAGTATACGCGTTTTGAATTGGGCGAAGGCATTGAGAAAAAGGCAGAAAATTTCGCTGAAGAAGTAGCTTTACAAATGAAATAGGGTTTTAAAGCGCGTTTTTCGTGCTTAAAAACTAACTTTAACCATCAATAAACTACATGCCTTACAGACTAGAAAAAGACTTCCAAGACTTAATCGCTAGTAACAACAACATTCAAAAAGACATTTGCTCTGTTTTAGAAATGGATTATAAGGATTTTAAGTTGTTAAGAGAGAACGCTTACATCAATGGCATTACAGCAGACTTCACGCTTTTTGAAAAAAATAAAGTTAGGGCTATCATAGAGTGTAAGGGTGGAGCTATCGGGGTGAGCGAATATGCGCGTGGTATCGGTCAAATTTTTCAATACGAATATTTTTTTGAAAACCATCTAAGCCTTAAAAATTATGCATTTTGCCAAAATTTTAATAGCGTGTTGGTTTTTCCTGAAAGCGTGTTGAAAAACAACGATTTTAATGTGGGGCTTTTCAAGTACCCTAAAAGCAAGAAAATTTTAGAAATCAATTCGCACAATTTAGCCGTTAGATGCATTAATGATAGCGAATGAAAAATTAAGGGAGATAAAACACAGGGATTTTAAAGTGATCTCGCCCTATTATGCGCATGATATTAGATTTTTTGAAGCGTGTTTCTTGCTCCAAGTTTTAGCCATTTTTAAATTTAAACCACCCAAGCAGAAATCCCAAACATCT
It encodes:
- the yajC gene encoding preprotein translocase subunit YajC; amino-acid sequence: MGQTKEILTTLLPFVVLFLIFYFLIVRPQRQQQKKHKEMIEGLTKGDKVVTQGGLIVEVLKAEANFFSVKLNDDTTAKLSKNYIAFKLDELDQFGLAEPIVIQQGREEISAKLSGTKTLKQRQITTK
- the nhaA gene encoding sodium/proton antiporter NhaA — encoded protein: MNIKKTENALSVTLKNFIKSESFGGIFLFLNAVLAMVVANSFLKESYFALWHTPFGFQIGDFFIGFSLHHWIDDVLMALFFLMIGLEIKRELLFGELSSFKKASFPVIAAIGGMIAPGLIYFFLNANTPSQHGFGIPMATDIAFALGVIMLLGKRVPTALKVFLITLAVADDLGAIVVIALFYTTNLKFAWLLGALGVVLILAVLNHLNTRSLIPYLLLGVLLWFCVHESGIHATIAAVILAFMIPVKIPKDSKNVELLELGKRYAETSSGALLTKEQQEILHSIEEKASALQSPLERLEHFLAPISGYFIMPLFAFANAGVSVDSSINLEVDKVLLGVILGLCLGKPLGIFLVTFISEKLKITARPKGISWWHILGAGLLAGIGFTMSMFISNLAFISEHKDAMEVAKIAILLGSLISGIIGALYLFLLNQRAALKK
- a CDS encoding RecB-like helicase; the protein is MDTKRQCMALKASAGSGKTFALSVRFLALLFKGANPSEILTLTFTKKATAEMKERILDYLKILQKENLEDEKEKEKSQNILKELEEKYHLDPSFVQNRAQEIYQRFLNAEIRISTIDAFFQSILRKFCWFVGLSANFEVNEDTKAHQQQLNESFLSALNNEQLEELSVFIAQCLSHDSYTSDSILERLRFLKNKLYLFDPNKKDPVFDEERFLEKLRSLNQQIQNIETASNEAKTAIKCDDFRGFLNSSLTWLKKKGEYRYFKKFKDEIPTLESECEEIENDLKRYYEARESALFKKFPKFIQLYDKATSKIQALDFDAIKDKVHALLNGYEEMPAEFFYFRLDSKIVHILIDEFQDTSLNDYKILAPFIDEIKAGIGQAKWNRSVFFVGDVKQSIYAFRGSFSSLFESVSKDFYHDNLQFNHRSSPLIINYVNTIFKKAYQDSPTAYLDQKYPKASSNKHATDGYVKVSLVADGRELLLEQILQEAKNLLEHRIEPKDITILCATNDDALEIKNYLQEHLSAIRPSTESSAKLSQFVESKIIKNALKYALAEEPYKPFYKHSVLKLAGYLHDDAIALAGFNPKKESVAGFVWKVMELFELYGECAQICLELAVGCEDADGFLEKLEAKKIASFNLKGAQIMTIHKSKGMQFPYVIVCERLGKPKSNNSNQFLEEYNGTELLRLYYRMKNREMVDKDYARALDKEEAAKESEETNKYYVAFTRAELGLVVVAKDKGQKKDQKESENKGMREKLDLAPLEEGEIAPVISPQKEPLIASVVIKPHAYGEQVQEIEEEPDSDYEKNNDQEAINFGIALHKGLEYQYAYNIPKKSVLEYLNYHHGFYGLDHQALEESLELFENDAEIQALFKNLALKGEAAFLFEGVVSRIDVLLWDKGQNLYVLDYKSSQNYQQSHKAQVSHYATFLQTQAPHFKIQAGIIYAHKRLLEKLWV
- the rpsB gene encoding 30S ribosomal protein S2, with product MVTMKDLLECGVHFGHQTRRWNPKTKKFIFGVRKNIHIIDLQKTLRYFRYTYNIVCDASAQGKSIMFVGTKKQANETLKEFAESIQVPYVNYRWLGGMLTNFSTIRKSVRKLEIIEEMENSGQIDLLTKKEKLMILRKKEKLDKYLGGVRHMKKIPDMIFVIDVAKEKIAVAEARKLHIPIVAPLDTNCDPDLVDYPIPGNDDAIRSIRLFCKEMSEAILEGRELMQEEIVHADENSEEIEYVSNEEKEEMLAEIQKEITQGAE
- the tsf gene encoding translation elongation factor Ts, producing MSGISAQLVKKLRDLTDAGMMDCKKALVEVAGDLQKAIDFLREKGLSKAAKKADRIAAEGVIALEVAPDFKSAMMVEINSETDFVAKNEGFKELVKKTLETIKAHNIHTTEELLKSPLDNKPFEEYLHSQIAVIGENILVRKIAHLKAPSSHIINGYAHSNARVGVLIGIKYDNEKNAPKVIELARNIAMHAAAMKPQVLDSKDFSLDFVKKETLALIAEIEKDNEEAKRLGKPLKNIPTFGSRIELSDEVLAHQKKAFEDELKAQGKPEKIWDKIVPGKMERFIADNTLIDQRLTLLGQFYVMDDKKTIAQVVADCSKEWDDNLEITEYTRFELGEGIEKKAENFAEEVALQMK